One genomic region from Aminivibrio pyruvatiphilus encodes:
- the lptB gene encoding LPS export ABC transporter ATP-binding protein, translated as MSKAITARSLCKAYRGRTVVSEVDLDVHMGEIVGLLGPNGAGKTTTFYMIVGLVKPDSGAVSINSRELTALPVYRRARLGVGYLPQEASIFRNLTVRENLELVLQENPPPEEPARNVVDRLIEDFGLQKITNIPGYSLSGGERRRVEIARSLAILPDFLLLDEPFSGIDPIAVYDIQQIILSLRKKGFGILLTDHNVRDTLAITDRTYLIHQGKIVIEGPPQDVAESEVARKFYLGDRFSW; from the coding sequence ATGAGCAAGGCAATAACCGCGCGGTCCCTCTGCAAAGCGTACAGGGGCCGCACGGTGGTTTCCGAGGTGGACCTGGACGTCCACATGGGCGAGATCGTGGGGCTGCTCGGTCCGAACGGTGCGGGGAAGACCACCACGTTTTACATGATCGTCGGCCTCGTCAAGCCCGATTCAGGGGCTGTCTCCATCAATTCCCGGGAACTGACGGCCCTGCCGGTCTACCGCAGGGCCCGTCTCGGCGTTGGATATCTTCCCCAGGAGGCGTCCATCTTCCGGAACCTCACGGTGAGGGAGAACCTCGAGCTGGTGCTCCAGGAGAACCCTCCCCCCGAGGAACCGGCAAGGAACGTGGTGGACAGGCTGATAGAGGATTTCGGCCTCCAGAAGATCACCAATATCCCCGGCTATTCCCTCAGCGGAGGGGAGCGCCGCCGTGTGGAGATCGCCCGGAGTCTTGCCATCCTGCCGGACTTTCTTCTTCTGGACGAGCCGTTCAGCGGCATAGACCCCATCGCCGTCTACGACATCCAGCAAATCATCCTCAGCCTGAGGAAGAAGGGATTCGGCATCCTGCTGACGGACCACAACGTCAGGGATACGCTGGCCATCACGGACAGGACCTACCTCATCCACCAGGGAAAAATCGTCATCGAGGGGCCTCCCCAGGATGTGGCGGAGAGCGAAGTGGCACGGAAGTTCTACCTGGGCGACAGGTTTTCCTGGTAG
- a CDS encoding hydrogenase maturation protease, whose product MNQTILWCIGSPILLDDGAGPALFAELEAFPAEGVTPVNCETTPENQLAPLRKNPPRVLIVADAADMGLPGGSVRRMNLEDTGGISFSSHGIPLSLLLEPFRDTMEIIVIGIQPARRGFGDRLSPEAADAVKRVAGVLRSGRTEELERYQENLSPR is encoded by the coding sequence ATGAACCAGACAATACTGTGGTGCATCGGCAGCCCCATCCTTCTGGACGACGGCGCCGGCCCCGCCCTTTTCGCCGAACTGGAGGCCTTCCCCGCCGAAGGGGTCACCCCGGTGAACTGCGAAACCACGCCGGAAAACCAGCTCGCCCCCCTCAGAAAAAATCCGCCCCGGGTCCTCATCGTGGCCGACGCCGCCGACATGGGACTCCCGGGCGGATCCGTCCGCCGAATGAACCTGGAGGACACGGGGGGCATTTCCTTCAGCAGCCACGGCATCCCCCTGTCCCTGCTCCTGGAACCGTTCAGGGACACCATGGAGATAATCGTCATCGGCATCCAGCCGGCGAGAAGGGGTTTCGGCGACAGGCTCTCACCTGAAGCGGCGGATGCGGTGAAACGGGTCGCGGGCGTTCTCCGTTCTGGGCGCACGGAAGAACTGGAGCGCTACCAGGAAAACCTGTCGCCCAGGTAG
- the murJ gene encoding murein biosynthesis integral membrane protein MurJ, which produces MARSTSTMVRHALFMMAGTLASRVLGLVREIVTAAWFGASGVLDAFNVAFTLANLARQLLAEGALSASFVPVFSRVLADRGRKAAEGLARQAFTVLLAATGLAVLAGIVLSPLLVGIMAPGFDPVKTSLAVSLTRWMFPFLLFVSLAALAMGVLNSMGSFLVPALAPALSNLVYIALVLLVASPWGVWGLAAAVLAGGACQFALQWGWTGKMGVSLLPAKPDLRDPDLRRMLSLFLPYAAGLSLNQVNPVLSRMLASFLQEGAISVLNYANRVIQLPLGLFVIAVSQAVLPQLSRCSADSVDEFREIMRDSLRFALFVVLPVTLGMTLVSREIVHLLFFRGAFGTWAWEGTAHSLAMYSVGLPGMACSTVVMRGLYARSLPRQALWVTLTSVAATALFSLILMKPMSFGGLALATSLSFTLSGWVGVRLLSRNLGTGLGVFSLSWAGKMAASLAVTAGVVFVYTIGMPYPAEGSLSLRGAWLGGIFLASCAAYGVSTGVMRFQEWGWLRGALARKKGGREPKRSDGEE; this is translated from the coding sequence GTGGCGAGATCGACTTCAACCATGGTGCGTCACGCCCTCTTCATGATGGCGGGAACGCTGGCGAGCAGGGTTCTCGGCCTGGTCCGGGAGATCGTCACCGCCGCGTGGTTCGGCGCGTCGGGGGTGCTCGATGCCTTCAACGTGGCCTTTACCCTAGCGAACCTCGCCCGGCAGCTTCTTGCCGAGGGAGCCCTTTCGGCTTCCTTCGTTCCCGTCTTTTCCAGGGTCCTGGCCGACAGGGGACGAAAAGCGGCGGAAGGACTTGCCCGCCAGGCCTTTACCGTGCTCCTGGCGGCCACGGGTCTGGCCGTTCTGGCCGGCATCGTTCTGTCGCCTCTCCTGGTGGGCATTATGGCCCCGGGATTCGATCCTGTCAAAACGTCCCTTGCGGTGTCCCTCACCCGGTGGATGTTCCCCTTCCTTCTGTTCGTCTCTCTGGCGGCCCTCGCCATGGGCGTGCTGAACAGCATGGGCTCCTTCCTGGTCCCGGCCCTGGCGCCCGCCCTGAGCAACCTTGTCTACATCGCCCTGGTGCTTCTGGTCGCTTCTCCCTGGGGAGTGTGGGGCCTCGCGGCGGCCGTCCTCGCCGGGGGAGCGTGCCAGTTCGCCCTGCAGTGGGGGTGGACGGGAAAGATGGGAGTCTCCCTTCTTCCCGCAAAGCCCGACCTCCGCGACCCGGACCTGCGGAGGATGCTCTCCCTGTTCCTTCCCTATGCCGCCGGACTCTCCCTCAACCAGGTCAACCCTGTGCTCAGCAGGATGCTCGCCTCTTTTCTGCAGGAGGGGGCCATCTCGGTGCTGAACTATGCGAACCGGGTCATCCAGCTTCCCCTGGGGCTGTTCGTCATCGCGGTCTCCCAGGCGGTGCTTCCCCAGCTTTCCCGGTGTTCCGCCGACAGCGTGGACGAATTCCGGGAGATCATGAGGGATTCTCTCCGGTTTGCCCTGTTCGTGGTGCTTCCGGTCACCCTCGGGATGACCCTGGTTTCCAGGGAAATCGTCCACCTTCTTTTCTTCCGGGGCGCTTTCGGGACGTGGGCATGGGAGGGAACGGCCCATTCCCTGGCCATGTATTCCGTCGGCCTCCCGGGCATGGCGTGTTCCACCGTGGTCATGAGGGGGCTCTATGCCCGCAGCCTTCCCAGGCAGGCACTGTGGGTCACCCTGACGAGCGTGGCCGCCACGGCCCTGTTCTCCCTGATCCTCATGAAGCCCATGTCTTTCGGAGGGCTTGCCCTGGCCACCTCCCTCTCCTTCACCCTTTCAGGGTGGGTGGGGGTGAGGCTGCTCTCCAGGAACCTGGGGACCGGCCTCGGTGTTTTTTCTCTTTCATGGGCCGGAAAAATGGCTGCCTCTCTGGCGGTGACCGCGGGGGTAGTCTTCGTGTACACTATTGGAATGCCCTATCCGGCGGAGGGAAGTCTTTCTCTCCGGGGGGCGTGGCTCGGAGGCATCTTCCTGGCCTCCTGCGCCGCCTACGGGGTGAGCACCGGAGTGATGCGCTTCCAGGAATGGGGCTGGCTTCGGGGCGCCCTGGCCCGGAAAAAGGGCGGCAGAGAACCGAAACGATCTGACGGGGAGGAATGA
- the tsaD gene encoding tRNA (adenosine(37)-N6)-threonylcarbamoyltransferase complex transferase subunit TsaD, producing the protein MSSPEREFLTLGIESSCDDSAVAVLRGQRDVAAELLSSQVESHAPYGGVIPEFAARMHLEAFLPLTEEVLRRAAVREPAKEIGLIAVTAGPGLMGSLLVGVMAAKALSLAWNVPLVAVNHLEGHMFANVVSFPELAPPFLCMIVSGGHTEIVLAEDFGRYVFLGGTRDDAAGEAYDKVAKVLGLPYPGGPAVDRLAASGNPGAFDFPVPMRGSSAGIVFSFSGLKTAAVTEIGRLRAEGKTVPVEDICASFQRAVVDSLVGKLALAVKRTGVKTVALSGGVAANSALRAALKEQRGWNVFLPPVNRCTDNAVMIAAAGCSAYLRGVRTPIDFAPDPSWELW; encoded by the coding sequence ATGAGCTCACCGGAGCGGGAATTCCTCACCCTCGGAATCGAGAGCAGCTGCGACGACTCCGCCGTGGCCGTTCTTCGGGGCCAAAGGGACGTGGCCGCCGAGCTGCTCTCGAGCCAGGTGGAATCCCACGCCCCCTATGGAGGAGTCATTCCGGAATTTGCCGCGAGGATGCACCTCGAGGCTTTTCTCCCCCTCACGGAGGAAGTGCTCCGGAGGGCCGCCGTAAGGGAGCCGGCGAAGGAGATCGGTCTTATCGCCGTGACCGCCGGGCCTGGGCTCATGGGATCCCTCCTCGTGGGGGTCATGGCCGCCAAGGCCCTCTCCCTTGCGTGGAACGTGCCCCTCGTCGCAGTGAACCATCTCGAAGGGCACATGTTCGCCAACGTGGTTTCCTTCCCCGAACTGGCCCCTCCCTTTCTCTGCATGATCGTCTCCGGAGGCCACACGGAGATCGTCCTTGCTGAGGATTTCGGCAGGTATGTTTTCCTTGGCGGAACGAGGGACGACGCCGCCGGGGAAGCCTACGACAAGGTCGCCAAGGTCCTCGGCCTGCCCTATCCCGGAGGTCCCGCCGTGGATCGTCTCGCCGCTTCCGGCAATCCCGGGGCCTTCGATTTTCCCGTTCCCATGAGGGGAAGTTCGGCAGGGATCGTGTTCAGCTTCAGCGGCCTGAAGACCGCGGCGGTGACGGAAATCGGCCGCCTGCGGGCCGAAGGGAAAACGGTCCCGGTGGAGGACATCTGCGCTTCCTTCCAGAGAGCCGTGGTGGATTCCCTGGTGGGCAAGCTCGCCCTGGCGGTGAAGCGGACCGGTGTGAAAACCGTTGCCCTTTCCGGAGGGGTTGCCGCCAACAGCGCCCTGAGGGCGGCGCTGAAGGAGCAAAGAGGATGGAACGTCTTTCTGCCCCCCGTGAACCGCTGCACCGATAATGCCGTGATGATAGCCGCCGCAGGCTGCAGCGCCTATCTGCGGGGCGTCCGGACGCCCATCGACTTTGCTCCCGATCCTTCGTGGGAGCTCTGGTGA
- the groES gene encoding co-chaperone GroES, with protein sequence MNLKPLGDRIVVKVVNHEEKTRGGIVLPDTAKEKPTEGEVIAVGTGKVLENGQKLPLEVKVGDRIIFSKYAGTEVKLDGDEYVIFSERDVLAIIEK encoded by the coding sequence ATGAATCTGAAACCGCTTGGAGACAGGATCGTAGTCAAGGTCGTCAACCATGAGGAAAAGACCAGGGGCGGCATCGTTCTTCCCGACACCGCCAAGGAAAAGCCCACCGAGGGCGAAGTCATCGCCGTCGGCACCGGCAAGGTTCTCGAGAACGGCCAGAAGCTTCCCCTTGAGGTGAAAGTCGGCGACAGGATCATCTTCAGCAAGTATGCCGGCACCGAAGTGAAGCTTGACGGCGATGAGTACGTCATTTTCAGCGAGCGGGACGTGCTCGCCATCATCGAGAAGTAG
- the groL gene encoding chaperonin GroEL (60 kDa chaperone family; promotes refolding of misfolded polypeptides especially under stressful conditions; forms two stacked rings of heptamers to form a barrel-shaped 14mer; ends can be capped by GroES; misfolded proteins enter the barrel where they are refolded when GroES binds) → MAKILIFGEEARRAMLRGIDKVADTVGVTLGPKGRNVVLEKKFGSPTITNDGVTIAKEIELEDVYENTGAQLVKEVASKTNDIAGDGTTTATVFARAIIAEGMKNVAAGANGMLMRSGIERAIDLVVDELKKKAISVKNRDKIAQVASISANDKGVGQLIAEAMDKVGEDGVITVEDSQTVGTTLEMVEGLQFDKGYISPYMVTDPERMEVSLDDAYILIHDGKISNIKDLLPTLEKVVQTGKPLLIIAEDVEGEALATLVVNKLRGVMQVAAVKAPGFGDRRKAMLQDIAIVTGGQVVSEEIGIKLDSTELSMLGKAKKVRITKEETTIVEGAGNSEEIRKRAAQIKKEIEDSSSEYDKEKLQERLAKLVGGVAVIQVGSATETEQKELKHRIEDALNATRAAVEEGIVAGGGVAPVSCIDALEKFVATLAGDERTGATIVLKALTSPLHLIAENAGFQGDVVVEKVRGLKAGHGLNAATGDYVDMIEAGIIDPVKVTRSALQNAGSIAAMVLTTEAIVADKPEKKEPAMPRGGMGGMEDMY, encoded by the coding sequence ATGGCTAAGATTCTTATTTTCGGAGAAGAAGCCCGCCGCGCGATGCTCCGCGGTATCGATAAAGTTGCCGACACCGTGGGTGTCACCCTCGGCCCCAAGGGCCGGAACGTGGTTCTCGAGAAGAAGTTCGGTTCTCCCACCATCACCAATGACGGCGTGACCATCGCCAAGGAGATCGAACTCGAGGACGTGTACGAGAACACCGGCGCCCAGCTGGTGAAGGAAGTCGCCTCCAAGACCAACGACATCGCCGGAGACGGCACCACCACCGCCACCGTTTTCGCCCGGGCCATCATCGCCGAGGGAATGAAGAACGTGGCAGCCGGAGCCAACGGCATGCTTATGCGCTCCGGCATCGAGCGGGCCATCGACCTCGTGGTCGACGAGCTCAAGAAAAAGGCCATTTCCGTGAAGAACCGGGACAAGATCGCCCAGGTCGCTTCCATCTCCGCCAATGACAAGGGCGTGGGCCAGCTCATCGCCGAAGCCATGGACAAGGTCGGCGAGGACGGCGTCATCACCGTCGAGGACAGCCAGACCGTGGGCACCACCCTTGAAATGGTGGAAGGCCTCCAGTTCGACAAGGGCTACATCAGCCCCTACATGGTCACCGATCCCGAGAGGATGGAAGTCTCCCTTGACGACGCCTACATCCTTATCCACGACGGCAAGATCAGCAACATCAAGGACCTCCTTCCCACCCTCGAGAAGGTCGTCCAGACCGGCAAGCCCCTGCTCATCATCGCCGAGGACGTGGAAGGCGAAGCCCTTGCCACCCTCGTGGTGAACAAGCTGCGCGGCGTCATGCAGGTCGCTGCCGTGAAGGCCCCCGGATTCGGCGACCGCCGCAAGGCCATGCTCCAGGACATCGCCATCGTCACCGGCGGCCAGGTCGTCAGCGAAGAGATCGGCATCAAGCTTGACAGCACAGAACTCTCCATGCTCGGCAAGGCCAAGAAGGTCCGCATCACCAAGGAAGAGACCACCATCGTGGAAGGCGCCGGCAATTCCGAGGAAATCCGGAAGCGCGCCGCCCAGATCAAGAAGGAGATCGAGGACTCCAGCTCCGAGTACGACAAGGAAAAGCTCCAGGAGCGCCTTGCCAAGCTCGTCGGCGGTGTGGCCGTGATCCAGGTCGGTTCCGCCACCGAGACCGAGCAGAAGGAACTGAAGCACCGCATCGAGGACGCCCTCAACGCCACCCGCGCCGCTGTCGAGGAAGGCATCGTGGCCGGCGGCGGAGTCGCTCCCGTGAGCTGCATCGACGCCCTCGAGAAGTTTGTCGCCACCCTTGCAGGCGACGAGCGCACCGGCGCCACCATCGTCCTGAAGGCTCTCACCTCTCCCCTGCACCTCATCGCCGAGAACGCCGGCTTCCAGGGCGACGTGGTCGTCGAGAAGGTCCGCGGCCTGAAGGCCGGGCACGGACTGAACGCCGCCACCGGAGATTACGTTGACATGATCGAGGCCGGCATCATCGACCCCGTGAAGGTTACCCGGAGCGCCCTCCAGAACGCGGGTTCCATCGCCGCCATGGTCCTCACCACCGAGGCCATCGTCGCCGACAAGCCCGAGAAGAAGGAACCCGCCATGCCCAGGGGCGGAATGGGCGGCATGGAGGATATGTACTAG
- a CDS encoding AI-2E family transporter, with protein MTAREGGRQALPFFGILAAVASLALAVVFPLIKPLAWSVLLSFSIYPLFMKMKEGPFRRRSDNFSAAAATGMIVLFAVLPCIIVVVLALREGVRLHGFVLEVLAAMESTGEGALATLLPEWLVEHIRPWMVRYPAIRGWVRETAARGAVEAVSAAGDAALFLYYVSIITVSCFFLLRDGKYIVSYLREIVPLPSGQAAAFFDRGKGTLQAVVYGVLLTALVQGAAGGLGWLIAGLPNPVLFGALMTFFALIPFLGTAFVWLPGAAYLLAVSDWTGGLILLGWGVLVVGTIGRVLKALFISGGGKIHFFVVFVGIVGGLAAWGILGLFIGPPVMSLFLFLLENYRIMRKTRNLQQEAHAGADMASSGAGVYDQEN; from the coding sequence ATGACAGCCCGGGAGGGAGGCAGACAGGCCCTTCCGTTTTTCGGCATTCTGGCGGCGGTGGCTTCCCTGGCCCTTGCCGTGGTCTTTCCCCTGATCAAGCCCCTCGCATGGTCGGTGCTCCTTTCCTTTTCAATCTATCCACTGTTTATGAAAATGAAGGAGGGGCCGTTCCGGAGGCGGTCCGACAATTTTTCCGCCGCTGCCGCCACCGGGATGATCGTCCTTTTCGCCGTCCTTCCCTGTATCATTGTCGTCGTCCTGGCCCTGCGGGAAGGCGTCCGCCTCCACGGATTCGTCCTCGAGGTGCTGGCAGCCATGGAATCTACAGGTGAGGGAGCTCTCGCCACTCTCCTTCCGGAATGGCTCGTGGAGCATATCCGCCCGTGGATGGTCCGGTATCCGGCGATCCGGGGGTGGGTTCGGGAGACGGCGGCCCGGGGCGCCGTGGAAGCGGTGTCGGCGGCGGGAGACGCGGCGCTGTTTCTCTACTACGTTTCCATCATCACCGTTTCCTGCTTTTTTCTTCTCCGGGACGGAAAGTACATCGTCTCCTACCTGCGGGAAATCGTCCCCCTCCCATCCGGTCAGGCTGCGGCCTTTTTCGACCGGGGAAAGGGGACTCTCCAGGCGGTGGTGTACGGTGTCCTGCTCACGGCCCTGGTGCAGGGGGCGGCTGGTGGACTCGGGTGGCTCATCGCCGGCCTGCCCAACCCGGTGCTCTTCGGCGCCCTCATGACGTTTTTTGCCCTGATTCCCTTCCTCGGGACCGCCTTTGTCTGGCTTCCCGGCGCTGCATACCTTCTGGCGGTTTCGGACTGGACCGGCGGCCTCATTCTGCTTGGATGGGGCGTTCTGGTGGTGGGGACCATCGGCCGGGTATTGAAGGCCCTTTTCATTTCCGGCGGAGGAAAGATCCACTTCTTCGTGGTCTTTGTGGGCATCGTGGGCGGTCTTGCCGCCTGGGGGATTCTCGGCCTTTTCATCGGGCCGCCCGTGATGAGCCTCTTTCTTTTTCTTCTTGAAAATTACAGGATCATGCGAAAGACCCGGAATCTGCAGCAGGAGGCCCATGCCGGAGCGGATATGGCCTCTTCCGGTGCCGGGGTGTATGATCAGGAAAACTGA
- a CDS encoding D-sedoheptulose-7-phosphate isomerase, translated as MNERTRKLVDCFFAENPGLEPVRDQVLEAAHVLVRRFLEGGTLLVCGNGGSCADSDHIVGELMKGFLLKRPLPPAERELFGSLFGPEGTALADKLQGALPAISLCSQQALVTAVANDGDYGLVFAQQVMGYAGPGDVVLGISTSGNARNVKWALMAAKARGAFSMALTGEGGGALRDAADLWIPVPDGRTFRIQELHGAVYHFLCAFAESEMFPE; from the coding sequence ATGAACGAACGGACCCGGAAGCTCGTTGACTGTTTTTTTGCTGAAAACCCCGGCCTGGAACCTGTTAGGGATCAGGTGCTCGAGGCTGCCCATGTGCTGGTCCGCCGATTTTTGGAGGGCGGCACGCTTCTTGTCTGCGGCAACGGGGGAAGCTGTGCCGACAGTGACCATATCGTAGGGGAGCTCATGAAGGGCTTCCTCCTGAAGCGCCCCCTGCCGCCGGCGGAGCGGGAACTCTTCGGCTCCCTCTTCGGCCCGGAAGGCACGGCTCTGGCGGATAAGCTCCAGGGAGCTCTGCCCGCCATATCCCTCTGCAGCCAGCAGGCTCTCGTGACGGCGGTGGCCAACGACGGCGATTACGGCCTCGTATTTGCCCAGCAGGTCATGGGGTACGCCGGCCCGGGAGACGTGGTGCTGGGCATTTCCACGTCGGGGAACGCCCGGAATGTGAAATGGGCCCTCATGGCGGCGAAGGCGAGGGGCGCCTTTTCCATGGCCCTTACCGGCGAAGGGGGAGGGGCGCTGAGGGATGCGGCGGACCTGTGGATTCCCGTCCCGGACGGACGGACATTCAGGATCCAGGAGCTTCATGGGGCCGTCTATCATTTTCTCTGCGCCTTCGCCGAATCGGAGATGTTTCCGGAATGA
- a CDS encoding type I phosphomannose isomerase catalytic subunit, translated as MTEHGAPFLLLPAYKDYLWGGNRLASLFGKRGGPERIAESWELSAHPDGESVIAGGPFRGQTLTAFLESHPGAAGTAVPAGRGFPLLVKLIDAARNLSVQVHPDEDYARRTEGGRGKTEMWYILRSDPGAFLYCGFSRPVTRGEVERRIREGTLPEVLRSVPVEPGGVFFIPAGTIHAIGEGIVLAEVQESSNITYRVFDYGRAGEDGRPRPLHIGKALDVLRMDEGCPPPPGGEGEFRFVPGGKLRLLCSCPSFTCSVLELNGRFSQKVGDEFFLSLLCLDGKARLSSSGGGLGIGTGDSAFVPAGRRDIVLEGTGHFLLTFPGRPE; from the coding sequence ATGACGGAACACGGAGCGCCTTTTCTGCTGCTTCCGGCGTACAAGGACTACCTGTGGGGCGGAAACAGGCTGGCCTCCCTCTTCGGAAAGAGAGGGGGCCCGGAACGGATCGCCGAGAGCTGGGAACTGTCCGCCCATCCTGACGGTGAATCGGTGATCGCCGGCGGACCGTTCCGCGGGCAGACCCTGACGGCCTTTCTGGAAAGCCACCCCGGGGCGGCCGGGACGGCAGTGCCGGCGGGGAGGGGATTCCCTCTGCTCGTGAAGCTCATCGACGCCGCCCGGAACCTTTCCGTACAGGTCCATCCCGATGAAGACTACGCCCGCCGGACGGAGGGAGGACGGGGAAAGACGGAGATGTGGTATATCCTCCGGAGCGATCCCGGCGCTTTCCTCTACTGCGGCTTTTCCCGCCCGGTGACGAGGGGGGAAGTGGAACGGCGCATCCGGGAGGGCACTCTGCCGGAAGTCCTTCGTTCCGTCCCCGTGGAGCCGGGAGGTGTTTTCTTCATCCCGGCGGGAACGATCCACGCCATAGGGGAAGGCATCGTCCTCGCGGAGGTACAGGAGAGCTCCAACATTACCTATAGGGTCTTCGATTACGGCAGGGCCGGGGAGGACGGACGGCCCAGGCCCCTCCACATCGGGAAGGCCCTGGATGTCCTTCGCATGGATGAAGGCTGCCCTCCGCCCCCGGGGGGGGAAGGGGAGTTCCGTTTCGTTCCCGGAGGGAAGCTTCGCCTCCTGTGCTCCTGCCCATCCTTCACCTGCAGCGTGCTGGAACTGAACGGGCGTTTTTCGCAAAAAGTGGGGGACGAGTTCTTTCTTTCCCTGCTCTGTCTCGACGGAAAAGCCCGTCTCTCATCGTCCGGAGGCGGACTGGGGATCGGCACGGGGGACAGCGCCTTCGTCCCTGCCGGGCGAAGAGACATTGTCCTTGAAGGAACGGGTCACTTTCTGCTTACATTCCCCGGCAGGCCGGAGTAA
- the guaA gene encoding glutamine-hydrolyzing GMP synthase: MDNIVILDCGSQFTQLIARRVRELKVHSEILPWDVSLGEIESRRPRGVIISGGPMSVTDEDAPALPEGLFSLEVPVLGVCYGMQLVTSMMGGRVTSGKAREYGRTEISVSGESLLFEGVPSSFEVWMSHGDHIDALAPGFRLVAETSKGVPAAMENPEKGIWGLQFHPEVVHTRFGTEILSNFLFKVCSCSPDWDLGNWIDIMVEEIRQKTGDDRVICGLSGGVDSSVAAVLTARAIGDRLDCIFVNNGLLRLGEAEEVLEQYKQLSLKVHYVDASKTFLSALAGVTDPERKRKIIGETFIRVFEKEAARFEDAAWLLQGTLYPDVIESGHKGKNASVIKSHHNVGGLPEDMKLKVLEPLRDLFKDEVRSTGRLLGVPEAIVSRQPFPGPGLAVRCLGEIDETRLDTLRRADAIFREEIVSWEGYPSIWQAFAVLLPVKTVGVMGDSRTYSEVAVLRAVESHDGMTADWVRVPYDILDRTARRICNEVKGVNRVALDVTSKPPSTIEWE; encoded by the coding sequence TTGGACAACATCGTCATTCTTGATTGCGGTTCCCAGTTCACCCAGCTCATCGCCCGCAGGGTCAGGGAGCTGAAGGTGCACAGCGAAATCCTTCCCTGGGATGTTTCCCTGGGTGAGATCGAAAGCCGCAGACCGAGGGGCGTCATCATCTCGGGAGGCCCCATGAGCGTCACCGACGAGGACGCCCCCGCCTTGCCGGAAGGACTGTTCTCCCTGGAAGTGCCCGTGCTGGGCGTCTGTTACGGAATGCAGCTTGTCACCAGCATGATGGGAGGCAGGGTCACATCGGGAAAGGCGAGGGAGTACGGCCGCACTGAAATTTCCGTTTCCGGAGAATCCCTTCTCTTCGAGGGAGTGCCGTCCTCTTTCGAGGTCTGGATGAGCCACGGCGACCACATCGATGCCCTCGCCCCCGGCTTCCGTCTGGTCGCCGAGACGTCGAAGGGCGTTCCGGCGGCCATGGAGAATCCCGAAAAGGGCATCTGGGGTCTCCAGTTCCACCCCGAAGTGGTCCATACCCGTTTCGGCACCGAAATCCTCTCCAATTTCCTGTTCAAGGTCTGCTCCTGCTCCCCTGACTGGGACCTGGGGAACTGGATCGATATCATGGTGGAGGAGATCCGGCAGAAGACCGGCGATGACCGGGTGATCTGCGGCCTGTCGGGCGGCGTGGATTCGTCGGTGGCGGCTGTTCTTACGGCCAGGGCCATCGGCGACAGGCTCGACTGCATTTTCGTGAACAACGGCCTGCTCCGCCTCGGCGAGGCCGAGGAAGTGCTGGAGCAGTACAAACAGCTCAGTCTCAAGGTCCACTACGTGGATGCATCGAAAACGTTCCTTTCAGCTCTCGCCGGCGTGACCGATCCCGAGCGGAAGCGGAAGATCATCGGCGAAACCTTCATCCGCGTATTCGAAAAGGAGGCTGCCCGGTTCGAGGACGCGGCATGGCTCCTCCAGGGGACCCTGTATCCGGACGTCATCGAGAGCGGCCACAAGGGAAAGAACGCCTCGGTCATCAAGAGCCATCACAACGTGGGGGGTCTGCCGGAGGACATGAAGCTTAAGGTCCTCGAACCCCTCCGGGACCTCTTCAAGGACGAGGTCCGGTCCACGGGCCGCCTTCTCGGCGTGCCGGAGGCCATCGTCTCCAGGCAGCCCTTCCCCGGCCCCGGGCTTGCGGTGAGGTGCCTCGGCGAGATCGACGAGACGAGACTGGATACTCTCCGCCGCGCTGATGCCATCTTCCGGGAGGAGATCGTCTCCTGGGAGGGGTATCCGTCCATCTGGCAGGCCTTCGCCGTCCTCCTTCCCGTAAAGACCGTTGGGGTCATGGGAGATTCCAGGACCTACTCGGAAGTGGCCGTCCTCCGGGCGGTGGAGTCCCACGACGGAATGACCGCCGACTGGGTCCGGGTGCCCTACGACATTCTCGACCGGACAGCGCGCCGGATCTGCAACGAGGTGAAGGGAGTGAACCGGGTGGCCCTCGACGTGACGAGCAAGCCGCCCTCCACCATAGAATGGGAGTAG